GGTTAATTTTAGTTCTTATTGTTATTGGTGCTTTACCAgttgttgggtttttgttttttcaggttttttcttttgttttggctttaattttgtgaattttttttatctggGTTCatgtgattatttgttttgttaatagaagctgtgatttttggttgattgaaGTTGTCATCATGTGGGCTACCTattaaaaacttgatttttttttgcccTATTGAAAATTATGAGTAGAAAAGTTGGTAATATAATAGCATATTAAGTAGGGATTGCATATGGGTTTCTGTTTAAGTGATCATTTTTAAAGCTTAGTGGAGATGGCTAAGCTCTACTCCATGTCAGAGATTGGGTAATTGTGAATAAATCTTGAAGATGAAAGGTTTGCATGTGCACATGTGTGATGGTTCATGTCTACTTTTAGGATATAGACGTTTAAAGTATATCACCAATTATAAGCCTCTGGGGTTTTTCAGGTTGTTGAAGTTTCCACTTCAAAAACAGGAAAGCATGGACATGCAAAGTGTCACTTTGTTGGAATCGACATATTTAATGGGAAGAAGCTTGAAGATATTGTTCCTTCATCCCACAACTGTGATGTAAAGCCTATTTCTAATTTTGCTTGATATGTTGGCGTTCTTTTGTGCTGAAGCACATTGGGTTGTTGGTCCTTTTGAttcattatttgtttttgcAGGTTCCTCATGTTAATCGTACTGACTACCAGTTGATTGATATCTCTGAAGATGGTTTTGtaagttttcttttattagttattaccaATTTTTGGTTTCAGGCAATGCTGTCCTGTGTTTATTAATAGACCATCGATTGATAATAATGATTATAGAGGGAATGGATCGTGTGTATGCAGACAAGACTATGCTTTTTAAATTGAGATTCTTCCACCTGAGTTTTCAATTTTGGCTTGGGTGATGCTAAGAGCCGTCTAGCTCAATTACAACATCCTAGTGCTTCCCAATGAGATGTCTAGGATTCAAATCCCACCtcccccaactatcaaattatcaaaaaacaagttttggCTTGGTTGATAATACAAACTAAACAGTGCTTCATTTCCATTTCCCTTTCCATAAGGCactcaactaaaaaaaaaaggccattAAGAAGAGAATTCTGTGTTTTATATGGAGAGTTTCAATGTATGTACTTAAGAAAAACTTAGTTTTAGCTTTGTTTCTCTGTTTGCATGGCTACTTGATTTATGGTGTTCTCAGCTAATGTTCTTTTAGTTTGCAATGGAAGATGAGAGAGACCAATGGCTActtgttttttgttgttcttgaacTGATTAAATATTATCTTAGTTTGCAATGAAAGATGTAGTGCTCTTGCTGATTGTATTTTGTGATATCAACCAATTTAAGTTGGGTGTCATGTAGGTGAGTCTTCTAACTGAGAATGGAAACACCAAGGATGATCTGAGGCTTCCCACTGATGACAGTCTGCTTAGCCAGGTATGTCATTGAGAATGTTTTTTCATTAACCATGTGGTCCGTGCAAATTTGCTTATGCATCAAAATCTTTGGAGACCACTCTGTCTCTGATATATTCTTTATTCATTTGTCTGTATAGACTAAATTTTTTGTCTTTGCTTTCCTCTGTGTAGATTAAAGATGGTTTTGCTGATGGAAAGGACCTTGTGGTGACTGTCATGTCTGCAATGGGAGAGGAGCAGATCtgtgccctcaaggacatcGGCCCCAAAAATTGAACATGATGCTGTAGCAGTAGCTATAGCTATAGCTGatggaaaatgaaaactttttttttaatgaaacatatGGGGATTTTATCTGCTGTATGTgtgaaataaattttataagatCGCATTTAGCATATTATAAGTTAGAATTTAGGCCTGTGCTTTAAAATCTTGTCAGCCTCATGATTGttgaaatagaaagaaaatctgAGGCTGCTGATCCCTCAATCAATGGTGCTTAAGTTTACAGCAGGATGGAATCCATATAAATATGAGTAATAATTATGGTGTCAAAATCTTATTTCTGTTTAAGTTTGTCAAGTTAAGGCCTGTAATATGTCTTTTTACGTGGAAAtgcatgtttttgttttgcttagCTTTGCCATACTCCCACCTTTAGTGGCAGCTATGACCAGTTCCGTCTGCTGTGCTTGGCTTCAGTGACATCATCACGCATGcaaattttagtttttggggAGTGACAGTTGATGTTTTCATGGATTAATACAAGTAATCCAATGAATTTTGCTAAAGCTGGAGttggaaattttaattttttggcttGCATGTCCTTGTCGATGACAACAAATTGACAATTTCAGTTAACGGTGCTTTTGGGGTATTTGTTAAATTagtttaggaaagttttaatgccattttaaaaaattagtttttttttttcttataaaaagcTTTTAAAAATGGTTCATAAACCCCCGTCCATTAACTTTTTCCAAAATCCTTTCAAAGTTTGGTATGTGAATTCGTACAATAAGTGAGAAAGTTTGGTATGCGAATTCATACGGTTACAATAAGTGAGGATGATAATTAAAAATTCTTCAGTAGAACCAAAGAATTGTATACCAAAGCCTGGAAAAGCCAAGAATGCGTCACTGAAGATTGCTATGATCTGCATAAAGGTTTATCTATGtcaatttctttgttatttaagCCTTTTTCATATACCAGTCTTTTGAAGATTGATTAGGCTTAAGGGTGTATGTTCAGGCAGGCTTATACTAAAGCAAAATTTTGAAACCATCCAAGCATATAATTAAGGTGAATAGGTGTCTCTTAAAATTTGCTCAAGCTTAACAAGGTGGACAAAGTAATTAAAATTCTTGCAATATCTCTCTGGACAACTGGTTGATTCAATCCGTTTTTATTGGTAGAGTTAGAGCTTATCATGGTCCTTGTAGGTGCTATATTTTGACATGCCAATTAGAATTTCTGATTTCCAAATTCATCAGGACAAAGAAATTAGACTCCCAGTCTTTCTGAAATTGGTGGCAAGCATATG
This genomic stretch from Castanea sativa cultivar Marrone di Chiusa Pesio chromosome 1, ASM4071231v1 harbors:
- the LOC142622405 gene encoding eukaryotic translation initiation factor 5A-2-like, whose protein sequence is MSDSEEHHFESKADAGASKTYPQQAGTIRKNGYIVIKSRPCKVVEVSTSKTGKHGHAKCHFVGIDIFNGKKLEDIVPSSHNCDVPHVNRTDYQLIDISEDGFVSLLTENGNTKDDLRLPTDDSLLSQIKDGFADGKDLVVTVMSAMGEEQICALKDIGPKN